A genomic stretch from Caloenas nicobarica isolate bCalNic1 chromosome 3, bCalNic1.hap1, whole genome shotgun sequence includes:
- the SOX7 gene encoding transcription factor SOX-7, translating into MAALLSTFPWPERLEGDGTEGLRAGPQPPRCPPREKSSESRIRRPMNAFMVWAKDERKRLAVQNPDLHNAELSKMLGKSWKALSLPQKRPYVEEAERLRVKHMQDYPNYKYRPRRKKQVKRICKRVDPGFLLGSLTRDQNAVPEKRTCGRAGGEKEGPGEYPPRPGLPAVRGYREASGSGSSTSVDTYPYGLPTPPEMSPLDAIDPEQSFFSSPCPDEHHHSHLAGAAYSPEYAGSSIPCNHHPLSPMPQPTTCMMPPTSSCPSLPPPPPPSYYTPAFPSLHPPSLHAHLGQLSPPPDHHGFDTLDQLSQAELLGEMDRNEFDQYLNNPSHGDHHVLVNGHVPAAGGSHASETSLISVLADATATYYNNYSVS; encoded by the exons atGGCTGCGCTGCTCAGCACCTTCCCCTGGCCCGAGCGCCTGGAGGGGGACGGGACCGAGGGGCTGCGAGCGGGGCCGCAGCCCCCGCGTTGTCCTCCGAGGGAGAAAAGCTCCGAGAGCCGCATCCGCCGGCCCATGAACGCGTTCATGGTGTGGGCGAAGGACGAGAGGAAGCGGCTGGCGGTGCAGAACCCCGACCTGCACAACGCGGAGCTCAGCAAGATGCTCG GCAAGTCCTGGAAGGCTCTGAGCCTCCCGCAGAAGCGTCCCTACGTGGAGGAGGCCGAGCGGCTGCGGGTGAAGCACATGCAAGATTACCCCAACTACAAATACCGACCCCGGAGAAAGAAGCAGGTCAAGCGGATCTGCAAGCGGGTGGACCCTGGATTTTTGCTGGGCAGCCTGACGCGGGACCAAAACGCGGTGCCGGAGAAGCGGACCTgcggccgggctgggggggagaaggaggggccGGGTGAGTACCCCCctcgcccggggctgccggccgTCCGCGGATACCGGGAGGCTTCgggcagtggcagcagcaccagtGTGGACACCTACCCCTACGGGCTGCCCACCCCTCCGGAGATGTCTCCGCTGGACGCCATAGACCCCGAGCAGAGCTTCTTCTCCTCGCCCTGCCCTGATGAGCATCATCACTCCCACCTCGCCGGAGCCGCCTACTCCCCGGAGTACGCGGGCAGCTCCATCCCGTGCAACCACCACCCTCTCAGCCCCATGCCGCAACCCACCACCTGCATGATGCCCCCAACCTCCAGctgcccttctcttcctcctcctcctcctcccagctaCTACACACccgccttcccctccctgcaccccccgaGCCTCCATGCCCACCTGGGCCAGCTCTCCCCACCACCCGACCACCACGGCTTTGACACCTTGGACCAGCTGAGCCAAGCTGAGCTCCTGGGGGAGATGGACCGCAACGAGTTCGACCAGTATCTCAACAACCCCAGCCACGGCGACCACCACGTCTTGGTCAATGGACACGTCCCAGCGGCCGGTGGCTCCCACGCCTCCGAGACCAGCCTCATCTCTGTCCTCGCCGATGCCACGGCCACCTACTACAATAACTACAGCGTCTCCTAG